The DNA segment CTCAGCCACCCCGATTTCAAAATAATCTGGATGATTACCCGCCAGATAAAGCAGGCAAGAGGGACAGGCACCACAGGCTGAGCCATCAGCTAATGGTTCCTTACATAGCAGACGATAAGCCAACATGCGCGCAAAGCCTTGTTTGGCCAGACCGGCTGACCCATGCAATAACAGCGCATGGGGCAGACGTTTCTGTTGATAGGCCTCGATCAGGCGTTGGTAGTTATCCTGCCACCAGAAATGGAATACTTGTTGATAGGGTTCGCCAATCTGTGCCATTATCGTTTAATAATCTCTATCTTGTTTATGACTACAATTCCTTATACCAGGAATTATGTTTTTGGGGTTCAAAATACCCAAGGATACAATTAGGATTAAGTATACAAAGTTGTATGTGATTTTTATTACGGAACCCAGCACCCGGATAAAGTTCAAGCCCTTCAGGAAACATGCCCCGAACAGAATCGATATAATTACCATGTCGTTGAATGTATCTCTTATTTTGACCCTGAGAATCTTTTAGTTTCAACTCATCAATAATTTCTTCATTATTTAATTGATGCAGGCGCATAATGACTGCGCAATCTAATCTTCTATTAAAACTAATACCACTAGCATCAACAGCCTTGTTTTGATGTAGAGGCTCATTTAGTTTTTCACGTTCTTCCTTATATATCTTATAAGTAGTTTCTACTTTTTTTATATCTTTGCTATCTAATAAGTCCAGACAATTGCCTAGCTTTATAACTGCCCCGATAACACTAGGCCTAGATATTTTAATATTATTTCTTGCCCACTCAAGTGCCCTGTCATGATCTCCTTCCCAGAAATAAATTCCGGATCCAAGCCAATCATGGCTATTTTCACTATTCGATAATTTACCTGAGTTTTTTATGACTTTATCAGAAACCGCTTTATCACAGCCGTGAAAACCAAATACTATCTCTGGAGGCGAGTACATTAAGGGGTTTTTATATGACGAATTTTACCTGAATCTGACATCAAACCTGCGCTTTTCAGTGATTTGATAATAGATTTCTTTGAAATACCAGTATGATGTAGATTTCCACCTATGCATCGAACATCAGCATCAGTATCTTTTGATGCACCTAAGGCTTTTAATCTGGAATCCAGTTTTTCTTGTAGATCAAACATTTATAGCCACCCTCTTTGATAATGAAACCACTTGATAATAATAACATTCATTACCCTTTGAGTTAAAGGCAAATTTATATTCAGGAATACTTCGACCAAGGCATGATCATAAAACCATACCTTGATCACAAGCAACCCTACAGGCCAGCAATAACCTCTAATCGATCAGAGGTTCAAGTATCATTTTGTTGCACCACAACCATTATTTTTAGCCATGCTTTCCAGATGCATTCTTCTACCCACTGCCTTATTATTTTTTGCTTGGGCAACCTTGATGCGGCTTTGTTGAACACTGGAATTTACCTGTAGGATATTACCCAGAAAAGGGATACGACTACCCGCTAAAGCGGCTGCTGTACCGCCAGCCCTGGCTCCGGCATCGGTCAATGAGGCCTCGGTGATGGTTGCGCTGGTCTCTTCTTCAATAACCTTTTGCTCATCAATTTGGGTTGTTATAGCAAAACAATTCAGGCTTGCATCCCCGGGTACGGCATAGGAAACCTTTGTGGGTTGGGATACACAACCCACCATCGTTAATGTAATGGCAAGAAAAGGTAAATATTTTGTATTCTGCATGAGATACAGCTCCTTGATTATAATAAGACCTGTAGCCTGACATACAAATTTTAAGAGCCATACCCCCGAAATAGGGGGGCTAACCGGTAGGGTGCGCATTGCGCACCATTATTTTAAAATAATCTCATCCAGAACGGCTGCAATTTGTTGTTGCACCCCCACTAGATCAAGTGATGCGTCAATTACACGATAACGTTCCGGTGCCTGTTTAGCTTGCTTGCGATAACCGGCGCGCACACGTTCAAAGAACACCTGTTCTTCCTGTTCAAAACGATCAGGCGCACTGCGATCCCCTGCTCGTTGCATACCCGTCTCTACTGCGACATCAAGCAACAAGGTAAAATCCGGGCGTAGATCACCCTGCACCCATTGTTCCAGCAAGGCAATACGTTGCATATCAATACCACGCCCACTGCCTTGATAGGCGTAGGTGGCATCGGTAAAGCGATCACATAACACCCATTCACCCCGATCCAGCGCGGGCAGAATAACCTGATGTAGATGCTCTGCCCTGGCGGCAAAGACCAGCAACAACTCCGCATCAGCATTCATACCCTTGTATTGCTCATCCAGTAGGATATTTCTAACCGCCTCCCCCATATCCGTGCCACCGGGTTCGCGTGTCTGTAATACCTTATGACCCGCCTGTTCCAGGTGGCTGCGAATGTAATGAAGGTTGGTGGTCTTACCAACGCCTTCGCCACCTTCCAATGTTATAAACCGACCTTTCATTTTTTGTCTCTTGCCTTTTTGGTTAACTGATAACCCCGCACGGCACGCTGATGCTCTTTTAAAGTTTCAGAGAAATAATGGCTGCCATCGCCCTTTGATACGAAATACAGGCTTTTATCCTGTGCCGGCCGAACCACTGCCATCATCGCTGCCAGCCCTGGCATAGCAATCGGGGTTGGCGGCAGACCATGGCGGGTATAGGTGTTGTAGGGGGTATCGGTACGCAGGTCACTACGCCGGATATTACCATCAAATCGTTCGCCCATGCCATAGATCACGGTCGGGTCGGTCTGTAATCGCATCCCCTTTTGTAAACGTCTGAGAAAGACACCGGCAATTAATGGGCGTTCTGTCGCAAGCCCGGTTTCTTTCTCCACCACCGATGCCAGGGTTAGAACCTGATCCATGGAATCCAGGATAAAATCATCCGGGCGCAGCATCCACACCTGTTGTAATTGCGAGGACATTAATTCATAGGCCCGCTGAAAAAAGGCAACATCGGTGGTATGACGCGGAAACCAATAGGTATCAGGGAAAAAGCGGCCTTCTGGATGTTGTCCAGGATAACCAATCGCCACCATAATCGCCTCATCGGTATAAGCGGGTAAGGTCTTGTCAATCGCCTCATTTTTCTGAACAGCGATCTTGATCTGCTTAAAACTCCAGCCCTCGACTATGGTCAGACTATGTTGCATAACCTTCCCTGCATTCATCCATTGCAACAAGGTCTCAGGGGTAGCTCCAACGGGAAAAAAATATTCACCCCGCTGTATTGATGAAGCAAGGTCTTCATACCATGCCATCCAGCGCCATACTAATCGATTATCAACCAGACCCTGTCTATCCAGTTTCCTGATCACCTGGTGAAATGAGTCACCTTCATTGACAACAATGACCACGCCTTCAGCAGGAATCGCTAATGGCGTTCTGACAAACGCCGTATATTCCATCACCATCCAGCCCAGCATGAAACTGAATAACAGAATAAAAGCGCCTGTTAGATGAAGCAGACGATCCTTAAATGTGATTTTTTTTGTCGTCTTCATTCTATCTTTACGCATTGCTACACAGAGCCCACTCTTTATCCGCTTCTTGCAGGGCTGTTAATAATGTGCGGGTCACAGCCCCAGTAGCGAACCGTTGTTCATTAATCTGCTGTACTGGCGTAATACCCATCAGGCTGTTACATATAAACATCTCATCGGCCTGCAACAATTGTTGTTGTGAGATATCCTGCATCAATACTTTAATATTCAGAGTCTGTGCCAGATCAATAATAACAGAACGCATCACCCCACAGACCCCCGCACGGGAAAGATCAGGGGTTAATAGATATCCATTATCAACCATAAACAGATTGCTCATGACACCCTCAATCACATTGCCATCCATATCCTGCATCAAACCCTCAAACACCGCGGCATCATCCCATTCTCGTCGCGCCAGC comes from the Gammaproteobacteria bacterium genome and includes:
- a CDS encoding dTMP kinase — translated: MKGRFITLEGGEGVGKTTNLHYIRSHLEQAGHKVLQTREPGGTDMGEAVRNILLDEQYKGMNADAELLLVFAARAEHLHQVILPALDRGEWVLCDRFTDATYAYQGSGRGIDMQRIALLEQWVQGDLRPDFTLLLDVAVETGMQRAGDRSAPDRFEQEEQVFFERVRAGYRKQAKQAPERYRVIDASLDLVGVQQQIAAVLDEIILK
- the mltG gene encoding endolytic transglycosylase MltG, which codes for MKTTKKITFKDRLLHLTGAFILLFSFMLGWMVMEYTAFVRTPLAIPAEGVVIVVNEGDSFHQVIRKLDRQGLVDNRLVWRWMAWYEDLASSIQRGEYFFPVGATPETLLQWMNAGKVMQHSLTIVEGWSFKQIKIAVQKNEAIDKTLPAYTDEAIMVAIGYPGQHPEGRFFPDTYWFPRHTTDVAFFQRAYELMSSQLQQVWMLRPDDFILDSMDQVLTLASVVEKETGLATERPLIAGVFLRRLQKGMRLQTDPTVIYGMGERFDGNIRRSDLRTDTPYNTYTRHGLPPTPIAMPGLAAMMAVVRPAQDKSLYFVSKGDGSHYFSETLKEHQRAVRGYQLTKKARDKK